One Beggiatoa leptomitoformis DNA segment encodes these proteins:
- a CDS encoding SPOR domain-containing protein: MAGNQRRLRREDVQSCPPWAWFLGGILLGIFLSFLVYLREIAPYLTHAPTTETPPSDSSKATDKPEKSPTSVAATPPATVVAAEKRPVPPTHFEFYDVLKQPSVLQTTTQANDNNSLAEEATPPTVQTPGTYLLQAGSFRDKREAEGLKVHLASLGLIANIEEAALDNTGVWYRVRLGPFDDLTILNQVRNQLTASNITSVVLRF, from the coding sequence GTGGCAGGAAATCAACGCCGCTTACGCCGTGAAGATGTCCAATCATGCCCACCTTGGGCATGGTTTTTAGGGGGAATTCTACTCGGCATATTTTTATCGTTTCTTGTCTATTTACGAGAAATTGCGCCCTATTTGACACACGCGCCAACTACTGAAACACCCCCATCAGATTCATCAAAGGCAACAGACAAACCTGAAAAATCCCCAACATCTGTTGCAGCAACACCGCCAGCAACCGTGGTTGCCGCAGAAAAACGCCCCGTACCACCCACACATTTTGAGTTTTATGATGTGTTAAAACAGCCGTCTGTATTACAGACTACAACGCAAGCCAATGATAATAATTCGCTTGCAGAAGAGGCAACACCGCCAACGGTACAAACACCGGGGACTTATCTATTACAAGCAGGGTCATTTAGGGATAAACGTGAGGCGGAAGGGTTAAAAGTACATTTAGCATCATTAGGCTTGATTGCAAACATTGAAGAAGCTGCGCTAGACAATACAGGTGTTTGGTATCGAGTACGTTTAGGCCCTTTTGACGATTTAACGATACTTAATCAAGTTCGTAATCAACTGACGGCGAGTAATATTACTTCAGTTGTCCTACGGTTTTAA
- the argS gene encoding arginine--tRNA ligase: MKVQLQQLINEALQTLQATGVIPADTTLPTPQIERTRDPLHGDFASNIALMLAKPLKSRPRDIATQLLAVLPHVEWIEKIEIAGAGFINVFLAKNAYLNVVKTILTTKSQYGYSQLGAGKSVMVEFVSANPTGPLHVGHGRGAAYGAALSTLLTTAGYNVTREYYVNDAGRQMDILGTSVWLRYLELCGEAFTFPSNGYKGKYIYDIANELYRYHQNAYHRPAAAVFADIPADEPQGGDKEIHIDALVERAKTLLGATDYRVVFKRGLETILADIRADLEEFGVNYDHWFSEYSLVEDGTVQRGIEKLIANGYTYEKEGALWFRSSDFGDEKDRVLVRDNGQATYFASDVAYHFNKVERGFQQIINVWGADHHGYIPRVKAAMSALGLNPDCLTVLLVQFATLYRGTERVQMSTRSGEFVTLRELREEVGKDAARFFYIQRKSEQHLDFDLELAKSNSNENPVYYIQYAHARICSVFRQLQEKNLTWSLEQADLNCLDTSHEQTLLTTLSRYPEMVESAARNYEPHQITYYLREVAQDFHAYYNTYIFIVDDEALRNARLSLIKAVQQVLQNGLAIIGVSAPEVM; encoded by the coding sequence TTGAAAGTTCAGTTACAACAATTAATTAATGAAGCCTTGCAAACCCTACAAGCCACTGGGGTTATTCCTGCTGATACTACTTTACCCACCCCCCAAATTGAGCGTACCCGCGACCCACTACATGGGGATTTTGCATCCAATATCGCCCTGATGTTGGCAAAACCGCTAAAAAGTCGCCCGCGAGACATCGCCACCCAACTACTGGCTGTATTACCACATGTAGAATGGATTGAAAAAATTGAAATTGCAGGGGCAGGATTTATTAACGTATTCTTAGCCAAGAATGCCTATCTTAATGTTGTTAAAACAATTCTTACAACAAAGTCTCAATATGGCTATTCCCAATTAGGCGCGGGAAAATCAGTCATGGTTGAGTTTGTCTCCGCGAACCCAACAGGTCCTCTACATGTAGGACACGGACGCGGTGCAGCCTATGGCGCAGCACTCTCAACCCTATTAACAACTGCAGGTTACAACGTCACCCGTGAATATTACGTCAATGACGCAGGGCGACAAATGGATATTCTTGGCACAAGCGTTTGGTTACGTTACTTAGAATTGTGTGGTGAAGCATTCACCTTCCCATCCAATGGCTATAAAGGCAAATATATATATGATATTGCAAATGAATTATACAGATATCATCAAAATGCCTACCATCGCCCCGCTGCCGCCGTTTTCGCTGATATTCCCGCTGATGAACCCCAAGGGGGAGACAAAGAAATCCACATTGATGCACTGGTTGAACGTGCAAAAACACTACTTGGCGCGACAGATTACCGCGTGGTTTTTAAACGGGGTTTAGAGACCATTTTGGCTGATATTCGTGCCGACCTTGAAGAATTTGGGGTTAATTATGACCACTGGTTTTCAGAATATAGCCTTGTTGAAGATGGAACTGTTCAACGCGGCATTGAAAAACTGATTGCTAATGGCTACACCTATGAAAAAGAAGGCGCATTATGGTTTCGCTCCAGTGATTTTGGCGACGAAAAAGACCGCGTTTTAGTGCGTGATAATGGACAAGCCACCTACTTTGCTTCAGATGTTGCCTACCATTTCAATAAAGTAGAACGTGGTTTTCAACAAATTATCAACGTTTGGGGCGCAGACCATCACGGCTATATTCCACGGGTAAAAGCCGCAATGTCTGCATTAGGCTTAAACCCCGATTGTTTAACCGTTTTACTAGTCCAATTTGCAACCCTTTATCGGGGAACTGAACGGGTGCAAATGTCAACACGCAGTGGTGAGTTTGTCACCTTACGTGAATTACGTGAAGAAGTTGGCAAAGATGCTGCCAGATTCTTTTATATTCAACGTAAATCCGAACAACACCTAGATTTCGACCTAGAATTAGCTAAATCTAACTCTAATGAAAATCCTGTCTATTATATACAATACGCTCATGCAAGAATTTGTAGCGTTTTTAGACAGCTACAAGAAAAAAATCTTACATGGTCTTTAGAACAAGCCGATTTAAACTGTTTAGATACCAGCCATGAACAGACCTTATTAACAACCCTATCACGTTATCCTGAAATGGTAGAAAGTGCCGCACGTAATTATGAACCGCACCAAATTACCTACTACTTGCGTGAAGTGGCACAAGACTTTCATGCTTACTACAATACGTATATTTTCATTGTGGATGATGAAGCCTTACGTAATGCCCGTTTAAGTCTAATCAAAGCGGTGCAACAAGTGTTACAAAATGGTTTAGCTATCATTGGAGTATCCGCTCCCGAGGTAATGTAA